The following nucleotide sequence is from Acetivibrio cellulolyticus CD2.
ATTTACAAGATCTCTATGATCTTTGGTATCAGCTTCGGTAGTTTTGTATGTAACCGTTTCGACCGTGAATGTATATGTTCCCGTTGGATTGAAGTAATACCCTGATCTAATCGGATAGTCGACCTTTTTAAATTCTATATCTGTGGCAAATACAGCTTTGTCATATTTACTAACCTCGTAAATTTGTGCCCTGGCTGCTTCTCTGGCTTGTTTGTATTCTTCTGCCATGCTGTTGTCTTTTTTATAAGTTCCGCTGACATCTTTTCCAATTGACCAGTTGAGAACTGCACTATTTTGCTGTGTAAAAGTTCTCTGATGTTGTCCCGGTACGGGCGTCCATCCATACAAAGAATTGTCTTCATTCTGGTGACACATCCAACGTATTACATTGAATTTATATGGTTCACTTGCCCAGAACAAATTTTTCTGTAGGTAATTTGATGTATTATAGTCAATCTTATTTTGAAAGGTCTTTGCTGTTATCATGGGTTTGCCATTGTAGATATGAGTTGTAATGATTCTTGTATCAGTACCTGAGTTAAATTGGGCAGAAGTTCTACCTGTGTGACCACTGCAATAAGTACTTCCATCAGCATTTGTCTGACAGCCGTTGCAGCTATATTTGTAATTTCCATACGCATCACCGCTAAAGGATATTTTTCCGCTTATCGTCTTTGAGTCCGGCCCTTTCAGATATTTACCCTCTATTGGATTGTCATAAAGTCCGGTAGTTGTATCATATGTAGCATCTTTCCTGTAAATTGTTGAACTTATTTGAGGATGTTTAATTATCGTACCTGCCGGTTCATCCACTTCTATTTCTTCGCCTGCGTATCCGTGGAACAATTTAGGTGTCTCATTATCTACAATCAATTTACCCCATGCTTTTCCTGTCATACTTCCTTTTGGAGCAGCCAATTTCGCTGTAATATCTTTACCATTAGCCAGAGGAAATGCAACCTTTTTACTTATAACATTATAGTCAAGGTCGAATTTTCCTGTTGTGTTTATCGGTATCACAGGTGTTATAACTGCATTAAGGCTATTATTGTCAAGGACAGTTTCTGCCGGATTCAGTCCGTCTTTATTTATCTCAAACTTTATGTTCACATCGCTTTCCGGCATTGCAAATGCTGCATATAACACTTTTTCTGAATTAGTTGGCAGGTCTAGATTCTCTGTATCCTTTTCGGAATAACCAGCATATGTTACTGAAGTTATTGGTTTATTTGTGGTTTTGTCTGTAATTTCCCACTTAAATAATGGTGCATTGCCATTAGTTTTTGAAAGATCTCTATTTATAGTTGATTTAACTACAATACCTATTAATACAGTATCTCCAGCGATAGCACTTGATGGAATTTCTTCAAATTGCGCATTAATATCACCTTTTAGGCCATCCGGCGACAAAGGTACTGTTAAATAATTGACCTGATTGCCCGATGGATTGTGAAACATAATTCCACAGCCCCAACTTACACTTGTAGGGGGCTGATATATATGAACATATTTGTACCATTGCCTTTCATTTAATTTGTCATTAGGGAAGTCCATCAAGGATCCATCAGAATTCTTTCTCGAAATCAACTTTAGGCCTAATCTTATACTTTCCTCGTAAATTGGGTTGTTATCAAATGTATCTTCACCTTTGACTTCATTTCGGTTTTTGGTTAATGTATTATATTTAGGATCTTCAATCCAATTTCTATCCCATAATCCCTTTATTGAAGTAATATCGTTTGGAAAAAGAAAATTTGTAAAAAGTGCACCCATCCTCGTATATCCTAAGTAGCGATATCTGTTTTCTTTGAAATCTCCATTTGGTTGACCATATACGATATAATTTCTATTTCCTTTTAAATGCTCATTTTCTGATAAAGGTTTTCCATCAATGTTGGCTAATCTAAAATACTCATCAGATAAAATTCCCATATCTATAATTTCTTTATTAGCTAATTTAACAAGTTCTGTAGGTGCTAGGCCTTCATCAGCTGCTTTTATATTAAAATTTTGAGCTAACAATATAGATACAAAAATAAATATAAGAACTTTTTTCATTAAAACACTACACCCTCTTTCCAGACTTTTAGCAATATGCTAAATCCAGCGGCCTCTGCAGTTACAGTCTTTTTACCCAAATTATACGTTTTAAGCGTTAATTCATCGTTGACTGTCTTCTTTTGTCTTAAATATTGAAAAACATCTTTTGCTATATCTTCCCCATATGCATCTGCAAACATCTTTTCTGCTGCATCATATCTTTCTTCCAGTATCTTAGAATCTGAAGTAAATGTAATGGATATGCCATACTCTACATCTTGTCTATCAGTATCAACCTTTATCCACCCATAAACAGGATCCTTCGTTGCCTGCGGCGTAGGTACTACTCTCCCGTCAGTATAAATATACACTGTTTTAATAACATTGTCCCAGGTTACTGTCGCACCAAAAGCTTCTGCCACGTATCTTGCGGGTACGAACGTTCTATTCTCTACAAGAAGTGCGGCAGTATCCATTTGCAGCTTCCTTCCATCAAGTTCATATTCTTTCTTGCCTATGTACAGCACAAGCTTTTTACTATCCATAACAAAAGTCGCTTTCTTTGAAGCAGCATCCCAGGTTACTGATGCGCCTAGTGCCTCACCTATAAACCTTGCCGGTGTTTGAGTTCTTCCGTTTGAATCTATAAAAGGCTGCGCATCAGGAAAGCTAAGTTTATTACCATCTACCACTACACGAAGGGGTAGCTCCAATGATACTGCAAATGTTGCCATTATTGACAGACATAAAATAATCGTTAGAATAAATGCTATTTTCTTCATAATAAAATCCTCCCTGGTTTTTAATCTAAATTTCTAAGAAAATCAATTTTCCTGCCAATTGCTACTACTTGATA
It contains:
- a CDS encoding Athe_2463 domain-containing protein; this encodes MKKVLIFIFVSILLAQNFNIKAADEGLAPTELVKLANKEIIDMGILSDEYFRLANIDGKPLSENEHLKGNRNYIVYGQPNGDFKENRYRYLGYTRMGALFTNFLFPNDITSIKGLWDRNWIEDPKYNTLTKNRNEVKGEDTFDNNPIYEESIRLGLKLISRKNSDGSLMDFPNDKLNERQWYKYVHIYQPPTSVSWGCGIMFHNPSGNQVNYLTVPLSPDGLKGDINAQFEEIPSSAIAGDTVLIGIVVKSTINRDLSKTNGNAPLFKWEITDKTTNKPITSVTYAGYSEKDTENLDLPTNSEKVLYAAFAMPESDVNIKFEINKDGLNPAETVLDNNSLNAVITPVIPINTTGKFDLDYNVISKKVAFPLANGKDITAKLAAPKGSMTGKAWGKLIVDNETPKLFHGYAGEEIEVDEPAGTIIKHPQISSTIYRKDATYDTTTGLYDNPIEGKYLKGPDSKTISGKISFSGDAYGNYKYSCNGCQTNADGSTYCSGHTGRTSAQFNSGTDTRIITTHIYNGKPMITAKTFQNKIDYNTSNYLQKNLFWASEPYKFNVIRWMCHQNEDNSLYGWTPVPGQHQRTFTQQNSAVLNWSIGKDVSGTYKKDNSMAEEYKQAREAARAQIYEVSKYDKAVFATDIEFKKVDYPIRSGYYFNPTGTYTFTVETVTYKTTEADTKDHRDLVNAVINSFRYESDLMYINSRKEPVNLQNELLSKSGSSYNRRPAALTAQDPTGVDGLVLLNVLDRNDNEARYSKKVEELKHSQQSNGYTHEYLKAILEGYEESGTIGSKDIYKYREYLKDGQHIYRITEKTAVTIQINPENRKVYTNINMSDGKYTVMAWIDDIELSGIGNEYKKLGTLKGVYSLDKVQVTVNGSMYDDLNGTIEN
- a CDS encoding copper amine oxidase N-terminal domain-containing protein — translated: MKKIAFILTIILCLSIMATFAVSLELPLRVVVDGNKLSFPDAQPFIDSNGRTQTPARFIGEALGASVTWDAASKKATFVMDSKKLVLYIGKKEYELDGRKLQMDTAALLVENRTFVPARYVAEAFGATVTWDNVIKTVYIYTDGRVVPTPQATKDPVYGWIKVDTDRQDVEYGISITFTSDSKILEERYDAAEKMFADAYGEDIAKDVFQYLRQKKTVNDELTLKTYNLGKKTVTAEAAGFSILLKVWKEGVVF